The sequence GCTATGAGAGTTAGGTCAGCAGATCACCGATATCGCGGTGACGGAAGCCACTATTCGGGCGACGCAAGCGGTGAATGAAAATACCAGCCCGCCGACAAAAGAGCAGCGTAATGAGGCTAAACAGGCGCTCGAACAGCAAGGCAAAACGGTCAGTGATAGTGCAATTGATAACTACCTTCATGAGCAGGCGATCAAGGCAACAATCAATAGTTCAGGCTGGGGTGTCGGCGGCACTAACCGCCGCATCGTGGAGGCGGGCACCGCCTTAATTCAAGGCCTGGCCAATGGTGATGTGAGCCAAGCGGTGGCGAATGCCAGTGCCCCTTATATTGCCAATCAAATCGGCCAGCATATTGGAGAAGATAACAAAGCCGGTCGTTTGGCCGCCCATGGAATTGCTAACGTTGCATTAGCGTTGGCAAAAAATGAAAATGCAGGCGCCCAGTCCCTGGGCGCAATGACAGCGGAAGCGGTTGGTATGTTGTCGGTCGCCCTGTATAAGAAACAGGTTAGCCAACTGACAGAAGACGAAAAATCGACCGTCAGCGCATTTGCCAGCCTATCGGCAGCTATTGCCGGCGGTTCGATTGGAGGAGATAGCCAAAGTGCAGTAAACTCAGCTCAGGCGGGGAAGGCGTCGGTTGAGAATAACTTTTTAAGCACCAATCAATTAGAAAACTTTGCTCATAAAGCAAGGACTTGTGTTGGTGATGAATGTCAGAAAGTTATTCGAGACATGGTGGATACCAATGTTCGTCAACAGGAAGAAATCAAGGCTGTTTGTTCGACATCACCTGAACAGTGCCAGCAAAAATATGGTTACCTGGTTGAGCAATGGGAAGCCTTTGATACAACGATTAAGAACCTTGCAAAAGATAAATCGTTGGCTGATGAGTTTCGTAATTATATACCTGCAGCCTATATGTTGGGCATGGAAGCGGAAGGT is a genomic window of Arsenophonus apicola containing:
- a CDS encoding VENN motif pre-toxin domain-containing protein, translated to MTEATIRATQAVNENTSPPTKEQRNEAKQALEQQGKTVSDSAIDNYLHEQAIKATINSSGWGVGGTNRRIVEAGTALIQGLANGDVSQAVANASAPYIANQIGQHIGEDNKAGRLAAHGIANVALALAKNENAGAQSLGAMTAEAVGMLSVALYKKQVSQLTEDEKSTVSAFASLSAAIAGGSIGGDSQSAVNSAQAGKASVENNFLSTNQLENFAHKARTCVGDECQKVIRDMVDTNVRQQEEIKAVCSTSPEQCQQKYGYLVEQWEAFDTTIKNLAKDKSLADEFRNYIPAAYMLGMEAEGITVEYGWTKRFEAMGFDAETAQMIATTLPAMINGGSGKGGKGTTGKQTNTSKVEAEKKALEKIGGNSKNAKDLSQKEANSVYNKQLIKNADKISTAKPGQQTAVPRDLNEQTFWKSVQSKPLQGKELPGLNNDPRFPTSAGFQKMEAKHRLPDGQTITIHYQYNSTTGKAYDMKIITSQRI